Proteins found in one Gigantopelta aegis isolate Gae_Host chromosome 12, Gae_host_genome, whole genome shotgun sequence genomic segment:
- the LOC121386422 gene encoding protein TsetseEP-like: MILLRALIGVGTLLVLGMNFTNSQLFPSPAPSTEYSPVPWPEPSPAPKPEPSPAPKPEPSPGPRPEYSPVPWPEPSPAPKPDTTTAPKPDTTRGPKPDTTRGPKPDTTQVPKPDTTGSTPEKQTGGLSAGFVVLIAVVVVVAAAIPAALLIRKRWKRSAKSTDDTVMLDDTENAKQENEVAVV; encoded by the exons ATGATACTTTTGCGTGCACTCATTGGAGTTGGTACACTCTTGGTTCTGGGTATGAATTTCACGAACTCGCAATTAT TTCCCAGTCCTGCTCCAAGCACAGAATACAGTCCTGTTCCATGGCCAGAACCTAGTCCAGCTCCGAAACCAGAACCTAGTCCAGCTCCGAAGCCAGAACCTAGTCCAGGTCCAAGACCAGAATATAGTCCTGTTCCATGGCCAGAACCTAGTCCAGCTCCGAAGCCAGATACTACTACAGCTCCAAAGCCAGATACTACACGAGGTCCAAAGCCAGATACTACACGAGGTCCAAAGCCAGATACTACACAAGTTCCAAAGCCAGATACTACGGGTTCAACTCCAGAGAAGCAGACTGGAGGCCTCAGTGCAGGATTTGTAGTACTAATAGCGGTTGTAGTTGTGGTGGCTGCTGCCATTCCAGCGGCGTTGTTAATTCGCAAGAG ATGGAAACGCAGTGCGAAATCCACAGACGATACAGTGATGTTGGACGACACCGAGAACGCAAAACAGGAAAATGAAGTGGCTGTTGTATAA